AAAATGGGGACTTCATCCTGCTTCTACTAAGCCTTTACCTGGTTTAACTATTCCTTATTTTTACCATCATTACATCCATGCTTGGTTCAAGTTCATGCTACACCAAGATGCAACTATGACCCATTCCtggtttgttaattttgataaaaaatttagttctcAACTCCCTCTTTGGTTCATCCGTTGGAGGACGCAATTTGGCCCTGTTATTGATATTTTTCCAGGACTTCCGACTGACTCCTTCAAGTATTTTACAAGTGTTTATAAGACAGATGCACATGGTGCTAAGTTTCCTACGACCCTACACTTTGATAAAAAATACAAGGTCCCCTGGATCTTGAAATGACAGTATGTCAAGGAAGACGATGTTCTTACTTGGCAATGGTTTGTTAAATGGTGAGACAAGTTCTCCTACACCCAAGATGCTATTGATAATGTTACCCAGGAATTACCTGCTGCTACTCAAAACACTGTTAACACTATTGCTCATGTCAAAGCTCAAACTCTAGCTTACCCTCCTATTCAGGTAGCCATGCCTCAACCCACTGCACCTGCCACCACATTTGCTACTAAACCTACTAAGTCTTAAGACCAAGTCTCCAACCGTCAGTGGCCTTAGCTTTACATTGGCATCATACCCCTGCTTGAGCTTGTGCTGATAGTAGGCCAATTGGATCATGGCAAtttcccttcgttcttcaattaAGTCCAAGCTCTTCTCCAATAGCACATCATTGCTGTTTGGCGTGAAAGAACTTGTTCTTAGTGTGGGGAATCTAGTTTCTAGAGGAATAACGGCCTCagctccataagtcattgaaaaaggcGTCTCCCTAGTGGATCTATGAGGAGTAGTCCGGTATGTCCAAAGGACATGTGGCAATTCTTCCACCCACTTTCCCTTTGCGTCgtccaatctctttttaagtccactcactatgaccttattgacagcCTTGGTCTATCCATTCCCTTGTGGATAAG
The Quercus lobata isolate SW786 chromosome 10, ValleyOak3.0 Primary Assembly, whole genome shotgun sequence DNA segment above includes these coding regions:
- the LOC115964691 gene encoding uncharacterized protein LOC115964691, whose product is MGGKAVEVFSGSRLVVGQVQRELEVKDPRMQEYLSQVRHLQSGFESFNLSQVLRNRITHADSLTTLATFSAQGLPQTKAVNKVIVSGLKKRLDDAKGKWVEELPHVLWTYRTTPHRSTRETPFSMTYGAEAVIPLETRFPTLRTSSFTPNSNDVLLEKSLDLIEERREIAMIQLAYYQHKLKQGYDANVKLRPLTVGDLVLRLSRFSSKCGGRCSGLRHGYLNRRVS